One region of Eleutherodactylus coqui strain aEleCoq1 chromosome 5, aEleCoq1.hap1, whole genome shotgun sequence genomic DNA includes:
- the LOC136627991 gene encoding glutathione S-transferase theta-1-like encodes MPEVALYLDLASPPCRAVYFFAKASKIPFKNNVVQLLKGEHLTEEFGKVNPSRKVPALKDGDFTMGESNAIILYLVRKFKTPDHWYPSDLQKRACVDEYLAWHLTNTRPGTYKLFWIKAMTPYVTGHEVTPERLNAALCEFKTISTAIQDVFLQDKPFLVGDEVSIADVVAMADIGQTCISGLDVFEDYPKLAAWRQRVKEAVGVELFKEAQEALTNLKETQKELPPEMKEKFKAKLDDFNR; translated from the exons ATGCCAGAGGTGGCGCTCTACCTTGACCTGGCATCCCCGCCCTGCCGCGCTGTCTACTTCTTCGCCAAGGCCAGCAAGATCCCCTTCAAAAACAATGTAGTACAGCTACTTAAAG GAGAACACTTAACTGAAGAGTTTGGCAAGGTAAATCCATCTCGTAAGGTACCAGCTCTCAAGGATGGAGActtcacaatgggggagag caatgCAATCATCCTTTATCTTGTTAGAAAGTTTAAGACCCCTGATCATTGGTACCCATCAGACCTCCAGAAACGGGCGTGTGTAGATGAGTACCTTGCTTGGCACCTCACTAATACTCGTCCAGGTACTTACAAGCTGTTTTGGATCAAG GCCATGACTCCATATGTCACTGGACATGAGGTAACCCCTGAGAGGCTAAATGCTGCTCTGTGTGAGTTTAAGACCATTTCGACAGCCATACAAGATGTATTTCTGCAGGACAAACCATTCCTTGTTGGCGATGAGGTCTCTATTGCTGACGTGGTAGCTATGGCCGATATCGGACAG ACATGTATATCTGGCCTTGATGTCTTTGAGGACTATCCTAAGTTGGCAGCTTGGAGGCAAAGAGTGAAGGAGGCAGTTGGAGTAGAGCTATTCAAAGAAGCACAGGAGGCATTAACGAATTTAAAGGAGACGCAGAAAGAACTTCCTCCAGAGATGAAGGAGAAGTTTAAGGCCAAACTGGATGATTTCAATCGCTGA